TCGTGGCGATAGATTACATATTCCTTGCCGTTAAAACGATTCAGCCCGTTCTTGGTGGCAAACCAAAGGTAACCTTTCGAATCCTGATATATATCCATGACAGACAGCTGAGAGATACCTTCGTTCAGGTCAGAGTTAAAGGAATACAAATAGTTAGCCTTCTCTGCATGTAGAGCAGATAAAAAAAGGGCTAGAAACAATATAAACGAAAATCTCCTTTCCATGGCAGTCGAATCTGATTAGATAAAGCAAAAATAGTAAAAGTTTCGGTTAGTGGTAACAGATATGTATTTATCCGTTACCACCTGTCGCTATTTTCATCATTATTTCAATTCAATAAAAGCAGTCGGTATGCCTTTCGCCTTAACAGCAACAAGACTCTTGCCTTTATTCAGATTCACTTTGATGCATGCCCGTCCATTGTATGCCTGGACCTTTCGGCTACCGGTAGATGTTCCCTGATTTTGTATCAGTGATCCGTCACCGGCTATTTCAAATTCAATATATTTCTTCGAATCAAGACAACGGATACCGTCCTTATCCAAAAGCTGGACTTCCAGTAAAACAGTATCGCCTTCACGCGAAACGATTGATACAGCAGCAGCTGATTCTTTGCCCCACTTGGCAGTCTGATATTCCTGGCTGATTTCATCTGTCACCTTTGTTTTTCCCTGTATGGCAACGGCACGTATCTCGTTCTTTCCTTCCTCGTACACACAGTTCCAGCGCAATCCGGCAGCCGGATAATCCTGGCTGTTACGCTTCTTTACTCCCTGGCTGATGCCATTGACGAACAGTTCTACGGTTTCGCAGTTCGAGTAGACCAAAACTTCCTTACGGTCGCCTTTGTTTCCCCAGCGTACAGGCCAGCTATGACCATAAATATGTACCATCGGCTCAGTCGTCCAGTAAGATTGGAAGACATAATAGCTTTCCTTGGGAGTGAAATCACGTTCGATAACGCCTTTTTGGTTTACGTAGGGAACCGGATTTTCAGGACGGACAGGTGTTGAGAAGTCCTTGAATGGCCAATAGGCGGCACCTGTCAGCCAAGGCATCGTTTCCTGTTCTTTCAGATGCCAGTCGATCAGGCGGACAATATAACTTTCCGACCAGTCGCCATCTTTGGATGCACGGGCGGCACCTCCGTAAAGGGAAGCATCCCCGTCGCGCTCATCAGCACCTTTTCCCGATTCAATTCCTTTCAGATTGGCAAAAACATTCTCCGAATGACGACGGGCATGGCTGTCGCCTCCCCATTCCACATGCAGGAAATGTTTGACTTTCTTCATCTCTTCTTCGGATACGGATTTATAATCAGTGAATACACCACGATACCAGCCTGCCCAGATGGAGGGGGAATAGACATCGACGATGTCGCTGCAAAATTCACAACGGCGGATAGCGGTCATACGGGTATCGTCCAGGCGATGTGCCAGATCATGTTGTTCTTTCATAAAAGCACGGATGGCACCTTTATCGAACGTACTGAAATCGTTCGGCCAGTCGTTTTCATTTCCTAATCCCCAAATAATAATGGAAGGATGGTTATGATGTTGATTGATCATATTTGTCAGCATACGGCGTGCTTGATTCTTGTAGGTCTCTCCACCCAAACCACCACGACACCAAGGGATTTCCTCCCATACAAGAATACCTAGCTCGTCACATAATTGGAGGATGATATCCGATTGCTGATAATGTCCGAGACGGATAAAGTTGACACCCATGTCTTTCATCATCTGCATCTCGGTACGCATCATCTCTTCCGTCATAGCCTGTGCTACGCCTGCATGGTCTTCATGACGATGTGTTCCGCGAAGCAGAAGGCGGCGGCCATTCAGATAAAACGGGCCTTTTTCCTTAAATTCTGCCTGGCGGAAACCGAAGCGCTCACTGGCTGTCAGGGTTTGACCGTCAGCTTTGATAGTCAGCTCGCAGGTATATAGATTCGGAGAATCGACATCCCACAAGGCTGGATTCTTGATCTTGGTTTCTACCAGGAACTGGTCACCCAAAGGGAGGATATTCTCTACTGTCTGAGAATATATTTGCTGATGCCCGGCATCATAGATAGTGACAGTCACGTCGGCCTTACGGACATCTTCCGGATTATAGAAAGAGGCTTTTACTTTGACTGTCCCCTCTTTCCGGTTGGCAGAAAGCTCCGGTTCCAAACGTATCTGTTCAAAAGAAGCTTTCGGCAAATAGACTAGATTCAGATAACGGTACAGGCCGCCATAAAGATTGAAGTCGGACAGGTCGGACGGGATCATCTCCACATCGCGCGAGTTGTCACAACGGATAGACAAAGGGACTTTTCCCTTGAAGCGTTTCATTAACTTATCATCAGCCATAAAGTCCTTTACAGCTTCGGTTATATCGACACTCCACTCATCGTAACCTCCTACGTGTTCACCGACCAGTGTTGTGTAGATATAGACTTTCGTCTTCTGTCCGGCACCTTCAAAGTCAAGTACGACACGACCGCCGGCGTACGGATTGTCGATCGTCAGCAGCGTTTTGTACCAGCCCGGTCCTTGATAATAATTGATATCCGGATCTACTGCGTCTTCAGCATTAAAGCAATGAGGTAAAGTGACTTTCTGCCAGATGGGGACAGATTCCGGATTTCCTGGCGAGAATGGACGTACGGCTTCCCAAATTCCTCCCAGGTCACCTTTCAGGTATTCCCAGTTTTCTGTTAACCGTTGTTTTTGTTTTGTCGGTACTTTTCCCGCCATCGAAAAACAACAGAACAGGAAAAGACAGGTGTAAAGAATGTTTTTCATTATGTTTGTTTTTATATTTATAATATGGCTGTTCCTTCGTTCTCTAGTTTTTGTTTTCGAAGGAGGGCTTCCAAATAATAATAATCGGCATAGACGATAGGTACATCTACTTCTACATTATGCATTTTAGAACCTGTGCTGTGTAATAACAGAAAACCTCTGTCCTTGCTGGGTGTTGTACGGTAGCTTTTGGATAGATTCTCCAAAATGGTATTTGCTTTCGTTATATAATCCTTGCCGTTGACAGGGTCGTACATGCTCAGTTCATACAAAGCAGAAGCCGTTACCGTTGCAGCCGACACGTCACGAGGTTCGGCTGGTATCCCCGGCGCATTGAAATCCCAGTAAGGAATCAGATCTTCAGGCAGATTCGGATGAGTAAAGATATAATTCTCTATATGTTCAGCTTGTTCCAGAAATTCAGGTAAACCAGTTTCACGATAACACAGGGTGTATCCATAAAGTCCCCATGCCTGACCACGTGCCCATGCCGACTCATGTGAATACCCCTGATGTGTCTGTTTCTTTAGCACAGCTCCGGTAATCGTATCATAATCGATCACATGATAAGAACTATAATCTTTACGAAAATGATTCTTCATCGTTGTACGGGCGTGATTCACAGCTACATCATAGAACAAAGAATCACCACTCGTCCTGAATGCCCAAAAAAGAAGCTCCAGATTCATCATATTATCGATAATGACCGGGCAATCCCATTTGTCACGACTGTGATCCCATGAACGGATCACTCCTGCTTTCTCCTTGTAACGCGTAGTCAACGTATAAGCAGCCTGCAGCAATACATCTTTATAGGCAGCATCGCCCGTCAGACGATAACCGTTCCCGAAACTACAAT
This is a stretch of genomic DNA from Parabacteroides chongii. It encodes these proteins:
- a CDS encoding glycoside hydrolase family 2 protein produces the protein MKNILYTCLFLFCCFSMAGKVPTKQKQRLTENWEYLKGDLGGIWEAVRPFSPGNPESVPIWQKVTLPHCFNAEDAVDPDINYYQGPGWYKTLLTIDNPYAGGRVVLDFEGAGQKTKVYIYTTLVGEHVGGYDEWSVDITEAVKDFMADDKLMKRFKGKVPLSIRCDNSRDVEMIPSDLSDFNLYGGLYRYLNLVYLPKASFEQIRLEPELSANRKEGTVKVKASFYNPEDVRKADVTVTIYDAGHQQIYSQTVENILPLGDQFLVETKIKNPALWDVDSPNLYTCELTIKADGQTLTASERFGFRQAEFKEKGPFYLNGRRLLLRGTHRHEDHAGVAQAMTEEMMRTEMQMMKDMGVNFIRLGHYQQSDIILQLCDELGILVWEEIPWCRGGLGGETYKNQARRMLTNMINQHHNHPSIIIWGLGNENDWPNDFSTFDKGAIRAFMKEQHDLAHRLDDTRMTAIRRCEFCSDIVDVYSPSIWAGWYRGVFTDYKSVSEEEMKKVKHFLHVEWGGDSHARRHSENVFANLKGIESGKGADERDGDASLYGGAARASKDGDWSESYIVRLIDWHLKEQETMPWLTGAAYWPFKDFSTPVRPENPVPYVNQKGVIERDFTPKESYYVFQSYWTTEPMVHIYGHSWPVRWGNKGDRKEVLVYSNCETVELFVNGISQGVKKRNSQDYPAAGLRWNCVYEEGKNEIRAVAIQGKTKVTDEISQEYQTAKWGKESAAAVSIVSREGDTVLLEVQLLDKDGIRCLDSKKYIEFEIAGDGSLIQNQGTSTGSRKVQAYNGRACIKVNLNKGKSLVAVKAKGIPTAFIELK
- a CDS encoding glycoside hydrolase family 88 protein, translated to MDFKTPLLLLLVAFTSCGTDQPDLVQDNFSFASTQLKQAFVEMDAVRSAEPREKQALRDKQNLGPLASPRNVEADGTLHMVISRDWTSGFFPGELWYMYEYTKDDFWKEKAQKQTALIEREKMNGGTHDMGFKVYCSFGNGYRLTGDAAYKDVLLQAAYTLTTRYKEKAGVIRSWDHSRDKWDCPVIIDNMMNLELLFWAFRTSGDSLFYDVAVNHARTTMKNHFRKDYSSYHVIDYDTITGAVLKKQTHQGYSHESAWARGQAWGLYGYTLCYRETGLPEFLEQAEHIENYIFTHPNLPEDLIPYWDFNAPGIPAEPRDVSAATVTASALYELSMYDPVNGKDYITKANTILENLSKSYRTTPSKDRGFLLLHSTGSKMHNVEVDVPIVYADYYYLEALLRKQKLENEGTAIL